The sequence TGACCGACGCTCGGCTGCTGCTCAAGATGCCGTGAGATGATGAAGAAGCCGTGGCTGTAGGGTGTGTCAAGCGAAGCGCAGACGCACCGCTGCTGACCGTGGAATGCGACGATCGGTGCGTCTGCGCGGAGGACCGCTTGACGCACCCTACGAGTTGCCTAAGTTCTCCTAGGACGGAGTCGCTTGCGATGAAAATGATCGTCGCCGTTATTCAGCCGACGAAGTTGAACGCGGTTCGTGATGCGCTCAACAGGATCGAGGTGACGCGGATGACGGTCTGCGATGCGCAGGGCTACGCCCGCCAGCGCGGGCAGACGGAGCTTTACCGCGGGCACGAATACAAAACGCACCTGTTGCGGAAGATCGCTTTGGAAATCTTGGTGAACGACGATTTTCTCGAGCGGACCGTCGATGCGATCGTCACCACCGCCCGCACCGGGAGCGAAGGTCAGATCGGCGACGGGAAGATATTCGTCCTCCCGGCGGTCGAGACGATCCAACTCTTCGGCGACGTCCGCGGGCCCGAGGCGGTGTGAGGAAGACGGGGCTCGGGGTTGGGAACTCGGGGACGAGGCCGACGACCTGCGGTCT comes from Pirellulales bacterium and encodes:
- a CDS encoding P-II family nitrogen regulator; amino-acid sequence: MKMIVAVIQPTKLNAVRDALNRIEVTRMTVCDAQGYARQRGQTELYRGHEYKTHLLRKIALEILVNDDFLERTVDAIVTTARTGSEGQIGDGKIFVLPAVETIQLFGDVRGPEAV